In one Sphingobium indicum B90A genomic region, the following are encoded:
- a CDS encoding DUF485 domain-containing protein has protein sequence MAQGTKEGALNDGPDEQRIAAVAADPRYARLVARRARLGWLLSAVIFFAFVGYLLLVAFDKALLGMPIGQGVTSIGIPLGLGLILLAIALTGAYVAHANRHHDAQMAALLTDHGFQDRAA, from the coding sequence ATGGCGCAAGGCACGAAGGAGGGCGCATTGAACGACGGACCGGACGAACAGAGGATCGCAGCCGTGGCGGCCGATCCGCGCTATGCCCGGCTGGTGGCGCGGCGGGCGCGGCTCGGCTGGCTGCTGTCCGCCGTCATCTTCTTCGCTTTCGTCGGCTATCTGCTGCTGGTCGCTTTCGACAAGGCGCTGCTGGGCATGCCGATCGGCCAGGGCGTGACCTCGATCGGCATTCCGCTTGGCCTTGGCCTCATCCTGCTCGCCATCGCGCTGACCGGCGCTTATGTGGCCCATGCCAACCGCCATCATGACGCCCAGATGGCCGCGCTCCTGACCGACCACGGCTTCCAGGATCGCGCCGCATGA
- a CDS encoding ExbD/TolR family protein, whose product MALSFARPRPGDGETPMSDMNSTPLIDVMLVLLIMFIITIPLQTHSVGVDLPQTPKELTPPPIDAVKNRVGIDADGTVRWNGEAVDRLTLRQYLAAALRLPAEPELQFQPDAGARYVTVDEVLADIRRAGVTKLGFVGNERYARF is encoded by the coding sequence ATGGCCTTGAGCTTCGCAAGACCCCGGCCGGGCGACGGGGAAACGCCGATGTCGGACATGAACAGCACGCCGCTGATCGACGTGATGCTGGTGCTGCTGATCATGTTCATCATCACGATCCCGCTCCAGACGCACAGCGTCGGCGTCGACCTGCCGCAGACCCCCAAGGAGCTGACCCCGCCGCCGATCGACGCCGTCAAGAACAGGGTCGGCATCGACGCCGACGGCACCGTCCGCTGGAACGGCGAGGCCGTCGACCGGCTGACCCTCCGCCAATATCTCGCCGCCGCGCTGCGCCTGCCTGCCGAACCGGAACTCCAGTTCCAGCCCGATGCGGGAGCGCGTTACGTGACGGTGGATGAAGTGCTGGCCGACATCCGCCGGGCAGGCGTGACGAAGCTCGGCTTTGTCGGCAATGAACGATATGCCCGCTTCTGA
- a CDS encoding M48 family metallopeptidase, giving the protein MSDFRLWHYDGVTAVRRNVLLRPAGAGFVLEEPESGWTGLPADWSDLTVIGLHDDRSAYGHKAVPGWRLGFSGEAPPDIAAHLPKGERYGRWIDRFGLWPAAGIFTIAAALIVWGALEAPAVVAPLVPQSWENRMGDAMVGDFGGRFCRTPAGDAALRRLATQVDPGGEARDIALANIPMVNAVTLPGGRIILFDGLIQQAKSADEVAGVLGHELGHVRHRDTMTGLIRQLGLSVVLGGAGGNAGNYLNGVLSLSYGRGAETAADGVAIEQMRAAGISPAATAAFFERIGGKEEGREARAMSWLSSHPLSAERRRRFTAAVKPGAAYRPALDQAQWQALRTSCASDPKVAKFWGRSF; this is encoded by the coding sequence ATGTCGGACTTCCGGCTCTGGCATTATGACGGCGTGACGGCGGTGCGGCGCAACGTCCTGCTTCGTCCCGCCGGGGCCGGGTTCGTGCTGGAGGAGCCGGAAAGCGGCTGGACGGGCCTGCCCGCCGACTGGAGCGACCTTACCGTCATCGGCCTGCACGACGACCGTTCGGCCTATGGGCATAAGGCGGTGCCCGGCTGGCGCCTGGGCTTTTCCGGCGAAGCGCCTCCCGACATCGCCGCCCATCTGCCGAAGGGCGAACGCTATGGCCGCTGGATCGACCGCTTCGGCCTGTGGCCGGCGGCGGGGATATTCACCATCGCCGCCGCGCTGATCGTCTGGGGCGCGCTCGAAGCGCCCGCCGTCGTCGCCCCGCTCGTCCCGCAAAGCTGGGAGAACCGGATGGGCGACGCCATGGTGGGCGATTTCGGCGGCCGGTTCTGCCGCACGCCGGCGGGCGACGCCGCGCTCAGGCGGCTGGCGACGCAGGTCGACCCCGGCGGCGAGGCCCGCGACATAGCGCTCGCCAACATTCCGATGGTGAACGCGGTGACATTGCCAGGGGGGCGTATCATCCTGTTCGACGGGCTGATCCAGCAGGCCAAGTCCGCCGATGAAGTCGCGGGCGTGCTGGGCCATGAACTGGGCCATGTGCGCCACCGCGACACGATGACGGGCCTCATCCGCCAGCTAGGCCTCAGCGTCGTGCTGGGCGGCGCGGGGGGCAATGCGGGCAATTATCTGAACGGCGTGCTGTCGCTGAGCTATGGCCGGGGCGCGGAAACCGCTGCGGACGGCGTCGCCATCGAGCAGATGCGCGCCGCCGGGATTTCGCCCGCCGCGACCGCCGCCTTCTTCGAACGGATCGGCGGCAAGGAGGAAGGAAGGGAGGCGCGGGCGATGAGCTGGCTTTCCTCCCATCCGCTCTCCGCCGAACGCCGCCGCCGTTTTACCGCCGCCGTGAAGCCGGGCGCGGCCTATCGCCCGGCGCTGGATCAGGCGCAATGGCAGGCGCTGCGAACCTCCTGCGCCAGCGATCCGAAGGTCGCCAAATTCTGGGGGCGATCCTTTTAG
- a CDS encoding cation acetate symporter — translation MTAWLAALAAVSIALLPLPALAAALEGEAQRQPVNWVAILMFVAFVGLTLWITKAAAARTRTASDFYTAGGGISGFQNGLAMAGDYMSAASFLGISAQIFNDGYDGLIYSTGFLVGWPILLFLMAERLRNLGRFTFADVASYRFAQPPVRSFAAVSTLLVVSFYLIAQMVGAGQLIKLLFGLPYAVAVVIVGALMMLYVLFGGMRATTWVQIIKAVLLLGGASFMALMVLAHMGFSLEALFARAVEVKTQAALADGATTAEAAERGRSIMAPGNFIKDPVSAISFGLALMLGTAGLPHILMRFFTVPDAKEARKSVLWATGWIGYFYILTFIIGFGAIVLVGTESSYLDGQGALRGGGNMAAIHLAHAIGGNAFLGFISAVAFATILAVVAGLTLSAASAVSHDLYATVFKHGQASSADELRVSRLTTLALGALAVLLGLLFEKQNVAFMVSLAFALAASGNFPVLILSLLWNGCTTRGAAWGGTIGLLTAFVLTLLSPAVWTTTFNLGPAPFPYSSAAIFSVPAGFLSIWLISLLDRSPRAAVDKAGYPAQRVRAETGIGAFAASDH, via the coding sequence ATGACGGCGTGGCTTGCCGCGCTCGCCGCCGTTTCCATCGCCCTTCTCCCACTCCCCGCGCTCGCGGCGGCGCTGGAGGGGGAGGCGCAGCGCCAGCCGGTCAACTGGGTCGCGATCCTCATGTTCGTCGCCTTTGTCGGGCTGACGCTCTGGATCACCAAGGCGGCTGCGGCGCGCACCCGCACCGCGTCCGACTTCTACACGGCGGGCGGCGGGATCAGCGGTTTCCAGAACGGCCTCGCCATGGCGGGCGACTATATGTCGGCCGCCTCCTTCCTCGGCATCTCGGCGCAGATCTTCAACGACGGCTATGATGGCCTCATCTACTCCACCGGCTTTCTGGTGGGCTGGCCGATCCTGCTGTTCCTGATGGCGGAACGGCTGCGCAATCTCGGCCGCTTCACCTTCGCCGACGTCGCCTCCTACCGCTTCGCCCAGCCGCCGGTGCGCAGCTTCGCGGCGGTCAGCACCTTGCTGGTCGTCAGCTTCTACCTGATCGCGCAGATGGTCGGGGCGGGGCAGCTCATCAAGCTGCTGTTCGGCCTGCCCTATGCCGTGGCGGTGGTGATCGTCGGCGCGCTGATGATGCTCTATGTGCTGTTCGGCGGCATGCGCGCCACCACCTGGGTGCAGATCATCAAGGCGGTGCTGCTGCTGGGCGGCGCCAGCTTCATGGCGCTGATGGTGCTGGCGCATATGGGTTTCAGCCTTGAAGCGCTGTTCGCCCGCGCGGTGGAGGTGAAGACGCAGGCGGCCCTTGCCGATGGCGCGACCACGGCCGAAGCGGCGGAGAGGGGGCGCTCCATCATGGCGCCGGGCAATTTCATCAAGGATCCCGTCTCCGCCATTTCCTTCGGCCTCGCGCTGATGCTGGGAACCGCGGGCCTGCCGCACATATTGATGCGCTTCTTCACCGTTCCCGATGCGAAGGAAGCGCGCAAGTCGGTGCTGTGGGCGACCGGGTGGATCGGCTATTTCTACATCCTGACCTTCATCATCGGCTTCGGCGCCATCGTGCTGGTGGGAACGGAATCCAGCTATCTGGACGGGCAGGGCGCGCTTCGCGGCGGCGGGAACATGGCGGCGATCCATCTGGCCCATGCGATTGGCGGCAACGCCTTTCTGGGCTTCATTTCGGCGGTGGCCTTCGCGACCATCCTCGCCGTGGTGGCGGGGCTGACGCTCTCTGCGGCGTCGGCGGTCAGCCACGATCTCTACGCCACGGTCTTCAAGCATGGCCAGGCGAGTTCGGCGGACGAACTGCGCGTGTCGCGGCTGACCACGCTGGCGCTGGGCGCGCTGGCGGTGCTGCTGGGGCTGCTGTTCGAAAAGCAGAATGTCGCCTTCATGGTCAGCCTGGCCTTCGCGCTGGCCGCGTCGGGCAATTTCCCGGTGCTGATCCTCTCGCTGCTCTGGAACGGATGCACCACGCGGGGCGCGGCCTGGGGCGGGACCATCGGCCTGCTGACCGCCTTCGTGCTGACGCTGCTGTCGCCCGCCGTGTGGACGACCACCTTCAACCTCGGCCCCGCGCCCTTCCCCTACAGTTCCGCGGCGATCTTCTCCGTCCCGGCGGGCTTCCTCTCGATCTGGCTGATCTCTTTGCTCGACCGCTCGCCCCGCGCGGCGGTGGACAAGGCGGGCTATCCGGCGCAGCGGGTGCGGGCGGAAACGGGGATCGGCGCCTTCGCGGCATCCGACCACTGA
- the typA gene encoding translational GTPase TypA — MSLRNIAIIAHVDHGKTTLVDQLFRQSGTFRDNQRVEERAMDSNDLEKERGITILAKPTSVEWNGTRINIVDTPGHADFGGEVERILSMVDGVILLVDSSEGAMPQTKFVTGKALALGLRPIVVVNKIDRPDERIQEVLDEVFDLFVTLDATDEQLDFPVLYASGRNGYANEDPSLRSGTLEPLFQKIVDHVPPPALDVDAPFSFLVTLLDRDNFLGRILTGRVNSGTLKVNQPIHAIDADGNVLETGRASKILSFRGLDRVPVEEAKAGDIISLAGLTVATVANTIADPSVTTAIQAQPIDPPTLSMRFAVNDSPMAGREGSKVTSRMIRDRLMREAESNVAIKVTESADKDSFEVAGRGELQLGVLIETMRREGFELGISRPRVLFGEDENGNRTEPYETVVIDVDDEFSSTVVDKMNQRKAEMTDMRPSGGGKTRITFSAPSRGLIGYHGEFLSDTRGTGIMNRLFEKYGPHKGNIEGRKNGVLISNGAGEAVAYALGPLEERGVLMVGVGEALYEGMIIGQNAKPEDLEVNPMKSKALTNFRASGKDDSIRLTPPWKMTLEQAIAYIDDDEMVEVTPKNIRLRKRYLDPNERKRMSRAKAAA; from the coding sequence ATGTCCCTGCGTAATATCGCGATCATCGCGCACGTCGACCATGGCAAGACCACGCTCGTCGACCAGCTTTTCCGCCAGTCCGGCACCTTCCGCGACAACCAGCGCGTCGAGGAACGGGCGATGGACTCCAACGACCTGGAAAAGGAACGCGGCATCACCATTCTGGCGAAGCCCACCTCGGTCGAATGGAACGGCACGCGCATCAACATCGTCGACACGCCCGGCCACGCCGACTTCGGCGGCGAGGTGGAGCGCATCCTGTCCATGGTCGACGGCGTGATCCTGCTGGTCGATTCGTCGGAAGGCGCGATGCCGCAGACCAAGTTCGTGACCGGCAAGGCGCTGGCCCTGGGTCTTCGCCCCATCGTCGTCGTCAACAAGATCGACCGCCCGGACGAGCGCATCCAGGAAGTGCTGGACGAGGTGTTCGACCTGTTCGTGACGCTGGACGCCACCGACGAGCAGCTCGACTTCCCGGTCCTCTATGCGTCGGGCCGCAACGGCTATGCCAATGAAGACCCGTCGCTGCGTTCCGGCACGCTGGAGCCGCTGTTCCAGAAGATCGTCGACCATGTGCCGCCCCCGGCGCTGGACGTGGACGCGCCGTTCAGCTTCCTGGTGACGCTGCTCGACCGCGACAATTTCCTGGGCCGCATCCTCACCGGCCGCGTCAATTCCGGCACGCTCAAGGTCAACCAGCCGATCCATGCCATCGACGCCGACGGCAATGTGCTGGAAACCGGCCGCGCGTCGAAGATCCTGTCCTTCCGCGGGCTTGACCGGGTGCCGGTGGAAGAGGCGAAGGCGGGCGACATCATCAGCCTTGCCGGCCTGACCGTCGCGACCGTGGCCAACACCATCGCCGACCCGTCCGTCACCACCGCGATCCAGGCCCAGCCGATCGATCCGCCGACCCTCTCGATGCGCTTTGCCGTCAATGACTCGCCGATGGCGGGCCGCGAAGGCAGCAAGGTGACGAGCCGCATGATCCGCGACCGCCTGATGCGCGAAGCGGAATCCAACGTCGCGATCAAGGTGACGGAATCGGCCGACAAGGACAGTTTCGAAGTCGCCGGTCGCGGCGAACTGCAGCTTGGCGTGCTGATCGAGACGATGCGCCGCGAGGGCTTCGAACTCGGCATTTCGCGCCCCCGCGTGCTGTTCGGCGAGGATGAGAACGGCAACAGGACCGAGCCTTATGAAACCGTCGTCATCGACGTGGATGATGAATTCTCCTCGACGGTCGTCGACAAGATGAACCAGCGCAAGGCGGAAATGACCGACATGCGCCCGTCGGGCGGCGGCAAGACCCGCATCACCTTCTCCGCGCCCTCGCGCGGCCTGATCGGCTATCATGGCGAATTCCTGTCCGACACGCGCGGCACCGGCATCATGAACCGGCTGTTCGAGAAATATGGCCCGCACAAGGGCAATATCGAAGGGCGCAAGAACGGCGTGCTGATCTCCAACGGCGCGGGCGAGGCTGTCGCCTACGCCCTCGGCCCGCTGGAGGAACGCGGCGTGCTGATGGTCGGCGTGGGCGAGGCGCTCTACGAAGGCATGATCATCGGCCAGAACGCCAAGCCGGAAGACCTGGAAGTCAATCCGATGAAGTCGAAGGCGCTGACCAACTTCCGCGCCAGCGGCAAGGATGACAGCATCCGCCTGACCCCGCCCTGGAAGATGACGCTGGAACAGGCCATCGCCTATATCGACGATGATGAGATGGTCGAGGTGACGCCCAAGAACATCCGCCTGCGCAAGCGCTATCTCGATCCCAATGAACGCAAGCGCATGTCGCGGGCCAAGGCTGCGGCCTGA
- the infC gene encoding translation initiation factor IF-3, with product MMRRPMAPPPKSGPRYNEFINVPKVRVIDDEGENLGVMYTQEAIERAYEIGLDLVEVSPNADPPVCKFLDIGKYKYEAQKKANLARKTQRTQEIKEIKMRPNIDDHDYDTKMKKVHDFIGEGDKVKITLRFRGRELSHQQLGMQLLQRVAENVGEIAKVEAYPRMEGRQMLMVLAPK from the coding sequence ATGATGCGCCGTCCCATGGCGCCGCCGCCGAAGTCCGGTCCCCGTTACAACGAGTTCATCAACGTGCCCAAGGTGCGCGTGATCGATGACGAAGGCGAAAATCTGGGCGTGATGTATACGCAGGAAGCGATAGAGCGCGCCTATGAGATCGGGCTGGACCTGGTCGAGGTGTCGCCCAACGCCGATCCGCCGGTGTGCAAGTTCCTGGACATCGGCAAGTACAAGTACGAGGCGCAGAAGAAGGCGAACCTCGCCCGCAAGACCCAGAGGACGCAGGAGATCAAGGAGATCAAGATGCGTCCGAACATCGACGATCACGACTATGATACGAAGATGAAGAAGGTCCATGATTTCATCGGCGAGGGCGACAAGGTGAAGATCACCCTGCGTTTCCGCGGCCGTGAATTGTCGCATCAGCAGCTTGGCATGCAACTGCTCCAGCGCGTGGCGGAGAATGTGGGCGAGATCGCGAAGGTCGAAGCCTATCCGCGCATGGAGGGCCGCCAGATGCTGATGGTGCTGGCGCCGAAATAA
- the thrS gene encoding threonine--tRNA ligase, translating to MLKITLPDGSVREVAPGTTPADIAAAIGPGLAKAAIAARVDGELRDIMRPLEADAQLALVTSRDEADALELARHDFAHVLAEAVQALFPGTQITFGPATDDGFYYDFAPPLVEGKPRPFTEEDLPAIEAKMREIIAADKPLRREVWKREDLIARWRAGGETFKAEWAAELPEGEELTVYWSGGDWLDMCRGPHLASTGKLDPAAFKLTRVSGAYWRGDQKNAMLSRIYGTGWLNRKQLDAHLTRLEEAARRDHRKLGAEMDLFHLQQEAHGSVFWHPKGYIIWRALEAYMRRAIDDAGYREVKTPQVMDARQWEQSGHWGKYRENMFVIPDEVPNVEDEGPLVSDDADWMALKPMNCPAHVLIFRQGIKSYRDLPLRFYENGCCHRNEPHGALHGLMRVRQFTQDDAHIFCREDQIVEEVRAFCALADRIYKDFGFTYSIKLALRPEKRFGSDAMWDQAENELRDAVAAAGLDTPEYGWEELPGEGAFYAPKLEWHLTDAIGRTWQVGTIQSDRVLPERLDASYVGEDGERHRPVMLHRAIFGSYERFIGILIEHYAGRFPLWLAPVQAVVATIVSDADGYASEVAEKLRAAGIRAETDLRNEKINYKVREHSLAKVPNLLVVGRREADEGTVALRELGKEGQSVLSVDDVIARLAKEARAPDMR from the coding sequence ATGCTCAAGATCACCCTGCCCGACGGTTCCGTGCGTGAAGTCGCGCCCGGCACTACCCCGGCGGACATTGCGGCGGCGATCGGGCCGGGGCTGGCCAAGGCGGCCATCGCGGCGCGGGTCGATGGCGAGCTGCGCGACATCATGCGGCCGCTGGAGGCCGATGCGCAACTGGCGTTGGTGACGTCGCGGGATGAGGCGGACGCGCTGGAACTGGCGCGGCACGACTTCGCCCATGTGCTGGCCGAAGCGGTGCAGGCGCTGTTTCCGGGAACGCAGATCACCTTCGGCCCGGCGACGGACGACGGCTTCTATTATGACTTCGCGCCCCCCCTCGTCGAAGGAAAGCCGCGACCCTTCACGGAGGAAGACCTGCCCGCCATCGAGGCGAAGATGCGGGAGATCATCGCCGCCGACAAGCCGCTGCGCCGCGAGGTGTGGAAGCGCGAGGACCTGATCGCGCGCTGGCGGGCCGGGGGCGAGACCTTCAAGGCCGAATGGGCCGCCGAACTGCCCGAGGGCGAGGAACTGACCGTCTATTGGTCGGGCGGCGACTGGCTCGACATGTGCCGGGGACCGCATCTGGCCTCGACGGGCAAGCTCGATCCCGCGGCGTTCAAGCTGACCCGCGTGTCGGGCGCCTATTGGCGCGGCGACCAGAAGAACGCGATGCTGAGCCGCATATATGGCACCGGCTGGCTCAACCGGAAGCAGCTCGACGCGCACCTCACGCGGCTGGAGGAAGCGGCCAGGCGCGACCATCGCAAGCTCGGCGCGGAGATGGACCTGTTCCACCTCCAGCAGGAGGCGCATGGATCGGTCTTCTGGCACCCCAAGGGCTATATCATCTGGCGGGCGCTGGAGGCCTATATGCGCCGCGCCATCGACGATGCGGGCTATCGCGAGGTGAAGACGCCGCAGGTCATGGACGCCCGCCAGTGGGAGCAGTCCGGCCACTGGGGCAAATATCGCGAAAATATGTTCGTCATCCCCGACGAGGTGCCCAATGTCGAGGATGAAGGGCCGCTGGTGTCGGACGATGCCGACTGGATGGCGCTCAAGCCCATGAACTGCCCGGCGCATGTCCTGATCTTCCGCCAGGGGATCAAGAGCTATCGCGACCTGCCGCTGCGCTTCTACGAAAATGGCTGCTGCCATCGCAACGAGCCGCATGGCGCGCTGCACGGGCTGATGCGCGTGCGCCAGTTCACGCAGGACGACGCGCATATCTTCTGCCGCGAAGACCAGATCGTGGAGGAAGTGCGGGCCTTCTGCGCGCTGGCGGACCGCATCTACAAGGATTTCGGCTTCACTTATTCGATCAAGCTGGCCCTGCGTCCCGAAAAGCGCTTCGGCAGCGATGCGATGTGGGATCAGGCGGAAAACGAACTGCGCGACGCGGTGGCGGCGGCTGGCCTCGACACGCCCGAATATGGCTGGGAGGAGCTGCCGGGCGAGGGCGCCTTCTATGCGCCGAAGCTGGAATGGCATCTGACCGATGCGATCGGGCGGACCTGGCAGGTAGGCACGATCCAGTCGGACCGGGTGCTGCCGGAGCGACTCGACGCGTCCTATGTCGGCGAGGATGGCGAGCGGCACCGGCCGGTGATGCTGCATCGGGCGATCTTCGGTTCCTACGAGCGGTTCATCGGCATCCTCATCGAACATTATGCGGGCCGTTTCCCGCTCTGGCTGGCGCCGGTGCAGGCGGTGGTGGCGACCATCGTGTCCGATGCGGACGGCTATGCAAGCGAGGTGGCGGAAAAGCTGCGCGCCGCGGGAATCCGGGCGGAAACCGACCTCCGCAACGAGAAGATCAACTACAAGGTGCGCGAACACAGCCTGGCCAAAGTGCCCAATCTGCTGGTCGTCGGCCGGCGGGAGGCGGACGAGGGCACGGTGGCCCTGCGCGAGCTTGGCAAGGAGGGGCAGAGCGTCCTTTCTGTCGACGACGTCATCGCCCGTCTTGCAAAAGAGGCGCGGGCGCCCGATATGCGGTGA
- a CDS encoding GGDEF domain-containing protein, with the protein MQFYLATSFIFPRSLRFRLFTLCFLTTHLPLLGYIVWGAATGRIAWAEFIVLALATMAGAAGALIGIGALLDPIHALADALDPAEQSARKRGGPTLPEVGDIISRLFHGVRGAAVATRERIDELNIAANEDALTGIANRRGFLAQLDALPLARRRGCIAIIDLDHFKQVNDMLGHDEGDRVLADFASRLSSQTRRIDIIARWGGEEFAIFYQDAIEDEASWSLARIAERMRREPVGMVSDQPITFSAGLCAWRGGPVMAAIGQADEALYRAKKSGRDRIQRAERPSTPVYG; encoded by the coding sequence ATGCAATTCTACCTCGCGACATCCTTCATCTTTCCCCGCTCGCTGCGGTTTCGCCTCTTCACCCTCTGCTTCCTGACCACCCACCTGCCGCTGCTGGGCTATATCGTCTGGGGCGCGGCGACGGGGCGGATCGCCTGGGCGGAATTCATCGTCCTCGCCCTGGCGACGATGGCGGGTGCAGCCGGAGCGCTGATCGGCATCGGCGCCTTGCTGGACCCGATCCACGCGCTGGCGGACGCGCTGGACCCGGCCGAGCAGTCCGCCCGCAAACGCGGCGGGCCGACCCTGCCGGAAGTGGGGGACATTATTTCCAGGCTTTTCCATGGGGTGCGCGGAGCCGCCGTCGCGACGCGGGAGCGGATCGACGAACTGAACATCGCCGCCAATGAGGATGCGCTGACCGGCATCGCCAACCGGCGCGGCTTCCTGGCGCAGCTCGACGCGCTTCCGCTCGCCAGGCGCAGGGGCTGCATCGCGATCATCGATCTCGACCATTTCAAGCAGGTCAACGATATGCTGGGCCATGACGAGGGCGACCGCGTGCTGGCCGATTTCGCCTCTCGCCTGTCGTCGCAGACCCGCCGCATCGACATCATCGCCCGCTGGGGCGGCGAGGAATTCGCGATCTTCTATCAGGACGCGATAGAGGATGAGGCGAGCTGGTCGCTGGCGCGCATCGCGGAACGGATGCGGCGGGAGCCTGTCGGCATGGTGAGCGACCAGCCGATCACCTTTTCCGCAGGGCTATGCGCATGGCGGGGTGGGCCGGTGATGGCGGCCATCGGCCAGGCCGACGAGGCGCTCTACCGCGCCAAGAAGTCAGGCCGCGACCGCATCCAGCGGGCGGAACGGCCCTCCACGCCGGTTTACGGCTGA
- a CDS encoding YjgN family protein has translation MDQERIGGDGFAFEGNWRDYAPIAFTNLLLTIVTLGIYRFWATTRTRRYLWANTRFIDDRLEWTGTGKELFLGFLMVLALIGLPFLFLQFGAQALVLQGHGGIAAILTLAAFVTIFYMVGLARFRALRYRLSRTWWHGIRGGSDDQGFGYGISYMWKSAVGSMALGLLIPWSMMSLWNERWNKMSFGPHAFEAAGDHGPTFKRFLLFYLLPILLFVGGAAMAAMLGFPGQGGAGSQMAGAILGVIGFVLVFYLGLGLIALAFYASFFREAVEGLSLTGLDFHFYARTKDWILLFLGDVALVVCTIGIGAIFLQYRHWKFFVTHMGATGTIYTDELTQSQTKTSRHGEGLLDALDVGAF, from the coding sequence ATGGATCAGGAACGCATTGGCGGCGACGGCTTCGCTTTCGAGGGCAATTGGCGCGACTATGCGCCCATCGCCTTCACCAACCTGCTGCTGACGATCGTCACGCTGGGCATATACCGCTTCTGGGCGACGACGCGCACGCGACGCTATCTCTGGGCGAACACGCGCTTCATCGACGACAGGCTGGAATGGACGGGAACGGGCAAGGAGCTGTTCCTGGGCTTCCTGATGGTGCTGGCGCTGATCGGCCTGCCGTTCCTCTTCCTGCAATTCGGCGCGCAGGCCCTCGTCCTCCAGGGGCATGGGGGCATCGCCGCGATACTGACGCTGGCGGCGTTCGTGACGATCTTCTACATGGTCGGCCTCGCCCGCTTCCGCGCGCTGCGCTACCGCCTGAGCCGGACATGGTGGCACGGCATCCGGGGCGGCAGCGACGATCAGGGCTTCGGCTACGGCATTTCCTATATGTGGAAGTCGGCCGTGGGCAGCATGGCTCTCGGCCTGCTCATCCCCTGGTCGATGATGTCGCTGTGGAACGAGCGCTGGAACAAGATGAGCTTCGGCCCGCACGCCTTCGAAGCGGCGGGCGATCATGGCCCGACCTTCAAGCGCTTCCTCCTCTTCTACCTGCTGCCGATCCTGCTGTTCGTGGGCGGCGCGGCAATGGCGGCGATGCTGGGCTTTCCGGGGCAGGGAGGCGCCGGATCGCAAATGGCCGGCGCGATCCTGGGCGTGATCGGATTCGTGCTGGTCTTCTATCTCGGGCTCGGCCTCATCGCTCTCGCCTTCTACGCCAGCTTCTTCCGGGAAGCGGTGGAGGGACTGTCGCTCACCGGCCTCGACTTCCATTTCTACGCCCGGACCAAGGACTGGATATTGCTGTTCCTGGGCGATGTTGCGCTGGTGGTCTGCACGATCGGCATCGGGGCGATCTTCCTGCAATATCGGCACTGGAAATTCTTTGTCACCCATATGGGCGCGACCGGCACCATCTATACCGATGAACTCACCCAGTCGCAGACGAAGACCAGCCGCCATGGCGAGGGACTGCTCGACGCGCTGGACGTCGGCGCTTTCTGA